AATCGTAGACAAATTAGGCGTAGACGAGAATGAGGTAGTAACTGAAGCTAGCTTCACAAACGACCTAGGTGCAGACTCTCTAGACACAGTAGAGTTGATCATGGAATTTGAAAAAGAATTTGACATTCAGATACCAGACGACCAGGCAGAAAATATTTCTACTGTAGGTCAGGCCATTACTTATATAGAAGAAGCAAAGGCGTAATTAAATTTACATGGAACTTAAGCGAGTAGTCATTACAGGAATGGGTGCCCTTACTCCTATAGGGAATACCCTTGAGGAATATTGGGACGGTTTAAAAGCAGGTAAAAGTGGCTGTGCGCCCATTACCTATTTTGATACTGAACATTTCAAGACTAAGTTCGCTTGTGAAATCAAGAACTTTAACGTGACTGATTTCATAGACCGTAAGGAAGCTAGGCGCATGGATCGTTTTGCCCAGTACGCGCTGGTGGCAGGCGATGAGGCGATAGCTGACTCTGGACTCGACACCGACTCTATGGATAAAAATAGAGTCGGTGTGATCTGGGGTGCCGGTATAGGCGGTCTGGAGACTTTTCAGGAAGAAGTCAAATCTTTTGCAACGGGTAACGGTACACCGCGTTTCAATCCGTTTTTTATTCCTAAGATGATTGCAGATATTGCTCCGGCACATATCTCGATCAAATACGGCTTCATGGGGCCTAACTACACTACAGTATCAGCGTGCGCCTCGAGCGCAAATGCTATGCTGGATGCCATGAACTACATTAGGCTGGGTCACTGTGATGTGATCGTCACGGGAGGTTCAGAAGCTGCAGTAACCCAAGCTGGTATGGGTGGTTTTAATGCTATGCATGCCTTATCTACCCGCAATGAAAGTCCAGAAACGGCCAGCAGACCATTTGATGCTACCCGAGATGGATTTGTGCTGGGTGAAGGTGCTGGAGCGCTCGTGCTTGAAAGTTATGAGCACGCAAAAGCTCGTGGAGCAAAAATCTATGCGGAGGTTATAGGTGGAGGTTTCTCCAGCGATGCCTACCACATTACAGCACCAGATCCAGAAGGAAAAGGTGTGATCGCGGTAATGAAAAACACATTAGAAAATTCAGGAATCAATCCTGAAGATGTAGATCATATCAATACACACGGTACTTCTACGCCGCTAGGTGATGTTGCTGAACTCAAGGCTATCAAAGCCGTTTTTGGTAATCATGCTCCTAACATCAGTATCAATTCTACAAAGTCCATGACGGGCCACTTGCTGGGTGCTGCCGGAGCTATAGAGGGAATAGCTAGTGTCATGGCGATCAACAATGGTTTGATACCCCCCACCATCAATCACACTACCGTTGATGAAAATATCGACCCTTCACTAAGTCTCGTGTTGAATGAGCCACATAAGCGTGAAGTGAATGTTGCATTGAGTAATACATTTGGTTTTGGCGGTCATAACTGCTGTATCGCGTTCAGAAAGATCTAGTCGAGAATTTCCTAGATGAATAGGTTCAAAAAAATCTTTGTTTCTCGCAATTCAGAACACGAGAAGCTAGCAGCTTCTTTGCAAAAAATCACGGGTCTCAAGCCAAAGAATATTCAGCTTTACCTCACTGCATTTACGCACAGATCTATGGGCTTCAAGACCTCTGAAGGTCATGTGCTCAGTTACGAGCGTCTTGAATTTTTGGGAGATGCGATTTTAGGTGCTGTCATTGCAGAATACATCTATAACGAAGTTCCTGAAGGTGATGAGGGTTACCTAACAAAGATGCGCTCTAAAATTGTGAGCAGGAAACACCTCAACGAGCTGGGTCGTGATTTTAATCTTATAAAGTTTGCCAAAAGTCAGGTACCGGCGCAAAACTTTGGTGATAATATACACGGGAATCTTTTTGAAGCGCTCGTGGGAGCGGTTTATCTGGATCGCGGTTATGTGTATTGCAAGCGATTTATATGCAATAAGGTCGTAGAACCCTATGTAGATATTCAGAAGCTGGAAGGTCGTGTGATTTCTTACAAGAGTTTGCTTATAGAATGGTGTCAGAAAA
This genomic interval from Nonlabens spongiae contains the following:
- a CDS encoding acyl carrier protein encodes the protein MSDIASRVKAIIVDKLGVDENEVVTEASFTNDLGADSLDTVELIMEFEKEFDIQIPDDQAENISTVGQAITYIEEAKA
- the rnc gene encoding ribonuclease III; protein product: MNRFKKIFVSRNSEHEKLAASLQKITGLKPKNIQLYLTAFTHRSMGFKTSEGHVLSYERLEFLGDAILGAVIAEYIYNEVPEGDEGYLTKMRSKIVSRKHLNELGRDFNLIKFAKSQVPAQNFGDNIHGNLFEALVGAVYLDRGYVYCKRFICNKVVEPYVDIQKLEGRVISYKSLLIEWCQKNKKRFDYNTYEDTGADEVKHFAVKLSIDQRVIAKARATSKKKAEEKASKRAYFALQDKMVSKS
- the fabF gene encoding beta-ketoacyl-ACP synthase II codes for the protein MELKRVVITGMGALTPIGNTLEEYWDGLKAGKSGCAPITYFDTEHFKTKFACEIKNFNVTDFIDRKEARRMDRFAQYALVAGDEAIADSGLDTDSMDKNRVGVIWGAGIGGLETFQEEVKSFATGNGTPRFNPFFIPKMIADIAPAHISIKYGFMGPNYTTVSACASSANAMLDAMNYIRLGHCDVIVTGGSEAAVTQAGMGGFNAMHALSTRNESPETASRPFDATRDGFVLGEGAGALVLESYEHAKARGAKIYAEVIGGGFSSDAYHITAPDPEGKGVIAVMKNTLENSGINPEDVDHINTHGTSTPLGDVAELKAIKAVFGNHAPNISINSTKSMTGHLLGAAGAIEGIASVMAINNGLIPPTINHTTVDENIDPSLSLVLNEPHKREVNVALSNTFGFGGHNCCIAFRKI